Proteins encoded together in one Rhizobacter sp. J219 window:
- a CDS encoding rubrerythrin family protein, translating into MASLKGSKTEQHLKDAFAGESQANRRYLYFANKADIEGQNDVAALFRSTAEGETGHAHGHLEFLEAVGDPATGLPIGSSRNNLKAAVAGETHEYTDMYPGMAKTARDEGFDEIADWFETLAKAERSHANRYQKALDALVD; encoded by the coding sequence ATGGCCAGCTTGAAAGGATCGAAAACCGAGCAGCACCTGAAAGACGCCTTCGCAGGAGAGTCGCAGGCCAACCGCCGGTACCTGTATTTCGCGAACAAGGCCGACATCGAGGGCCAGAACGATGTAGCCGCGCTGTTCCGCTCCACCGCCGAAGGCGAGACCGGCCATGCGCACGGCCACCTCGAATTCCTGGAGGCCGTGGGCGACCCCGCCACCGGGCTGCCCATCGGCTCCAGCCGCAACAACCTGAAGGCCGCCGTGGCCGGCGAGACGCACGAGTACACCGACATGTACCCGGGCATGGCCAAGACGGCGCGCGACGAAGGCTTCGACGAGATCGCCGATTGGTTCGAGACGCTGGCGAAGGCCGAGCGCTCGCACGCCAACCGTTACCAGAAGGCCCTCGACGCGCTGGTCGACTGA
- a CDS encoding DUF3501 family protein: MTITRDNLLTLEAYAKIRKSSAPEVIAHRRRRTVRLGEHITLQFEDETTIRRQIQEMLHIEKIFMEEGIQGEIDAYLPLVPDGSNWKATMLIEYPDVHERKRELARLIGVEDRMFVEVEGHARIYAIADEDLDRENDEKTSAVHFVRFEFPPAAKQAVRAGAQVKLGCDHTNYPAHVQIAPETLASLAGDLR; the protein is encoded by the coding sequence ATGACCATTACCCGAGACAACCTGCTCACGCTCGAGGCCTACGCCAAGATCCGCAAGTCGAGCGCCCCCGAGGTCATCGCCCACCGCCGGCGCCGCACGGTGCGCCTGGGCGAGCACATCACGCTGCAGTTCGAAGACGAAACCACCATCCGCCGGCAGATCCAGGAGATGCTGCACATCGAGAAGATCTTCATGGAAGAAGGCATCCAGGGCGAGATCGACGCCTACCTGCCGCTGGTGCCTGACGGCAGCAACTGGAAGGCGACCATGCTGATCGAGTACCCCGACGTGCACGAGCGCAAGCGCGAGCTGGCCCGCCTCATCGGGGTGGAAGACCGCATGTTCGTCGAGGTGGAGGGCCATGCCCGCATCTACGCCATCGCCGACGAAGACCTCGACCGCGAGAACGACGAGAAGACCTCGGCGGTTCACTTCGTGCGCTTCGAGTTCCCGCCGGCGGCGAAGCAGGCGGTGCGGGCCGGTGCACAGGTCAAGCTCGGCTGTGACCACACGAACTACCCCGCCCACGTGCAGATCGCACCGGAGACGCTGGCCAGCCTGGCGGGCGACCTGCGCTGA
- a CDS encoding alpha/beta hydrolase, with translation MTTFDPGWLDVQYNNRARVPGHQQIFERWRLASARVREGMTCVADVPYGIGPDETLDIFPAAEPRSPVFVFIHGGWWRSLDKADHSFLAASFVSAGAMVVMPNYSLCPGTDEAPVGIDTIALQMTRALAWVYRNAALYGGSPGRIVVAGHSAGAHLAAMMLCCEWPEVDKRLPIRMVREGLGISGVYDLKPIQQTPFLQADLRLTPEAVDRLSPARFRAPREACFYAAVGADESEEFLRQSQLLQLAWGKAAVPRYEAVAGANHFTVLHDLADPEGVSHRLALDLLGLPRVNPET, from the coding sequence ATGACCACTTTCGACCCCGGCTGGCTCGACGTTCAATACAACAACCGCGCGAGGGTGCCCGGCCACCAGCAGATCTTCGAGCGCTGGCGGCTGGCGTCGGCGCGGGTGCGCGAGGGCATGACCTGCGTGGCCGACGTGCCCTATGGCATCGGTCCCGACGAGACGCTCGACATCTTTCCCGCCGCCGAACCCCGCTCCCCGGTGTTCGTGTTCATCCACGGCGGCTGGTGGCGTAGCCTCGACAAGGCCGACCATTCCTTCCTCGCCGCAAGCTTCGTGAGCGCCGGCGCGATGGTGGTGATGCCCAACTACTCGCTGTGCCCGGGCACCGACGAGGCGCCGGTGGGCATCGACACGATCGCGCTGCAGATGACCCGCGCGCTGGCGTGGGTCTACCGCAATGCGGCGCTTTACGGCGGCAGCCCCGGGCGCATCGTCGTCGCGGGCCACTCGGCGGGGGCCCACCTTGCCGCGATGATGCTGTGCTGCGAATGGCCCGAGGTCGACAAGCGCCTGCCGATCCGCATGGTGCGCGAGGGCCTGGGCATCTCGGGCGTCTACGACCTGAAGCCCATCCAGCAGACGCCCTTCCTCCAGGCCGACCTGCGCCTCACGCCCGAGGCGGTCGACCGGCTGAGCCCAGCCCGCTTCCGTGCGCCGCGCGAAGCCTGCTTCTATGCGGCGGTCGGGGCCGACGAGAGCGAGGAGTTCCTGCGCCAGAGCCAGCTGTTGCAGCTGGCCTGGGGCAAGGCGGCGGTGCCACGCTACGAAGCGGTCGCCGGGGCCAACCACTTCACCGTGCTGCACGACCTGGCCGACCCCGAAGGCGTGTCACACCGGCTCGCCCTCGACCTGCTCGGCCTGCCCCGCGTTAACCCTGAAACATAG
- a CDS encoding heterodisulfide reductase-related iron-sulfur binding cluster: protein MSTREGNLEAPTRHPIDWKNPDFYDEEKCFHELERIFDICHGCRRCVSLCQSFPNLFDLVDATDSGEVEGVAKADYWKVVDQCYLCDLCYMTKCPYVPPHPWQLDFPHTMLRAKAIKFKKGEVKAGEKLLASTDVHGQFAGIPIVVQVANALNKTKPMRKVLDKTLGVHPDAWLPELASSRFRWSAKKKGDAKDVKNGERTPGKVAIYSTCYVNYNEPGIGHDLVKLLEHNEIPYEIVSKESCCGMPKLELGDLDEVARHKEANIPVLVRYAKEGYAILSAIPSCTLMYKQELPLMFPGDADVAAVQEAVYDPFEYFMARHKDGLLKTDFKQALGKVSYHIPCHGRVQKIGRKTEEMFKLIGAAVTVQLNTVERCSGHAGTYGVKTPTHPVAMKIGKPVFKSMANGEPDYISSDCQLAGHHIAQGMQQQGAPESKLAHPLSLVRIAYGL, encoded by the coding sequence ATGAGCACACGGGAAGGCAACCTTGAGGCACCCACCCGGCATCCGATCGACTGGAAGAATCCTGATTTCTACGACGAAGAGAAGTGCTTCCATGAACTGGAGCGCATCTTCGACATCTGCCACGGCTGCAGGCGCTGTGTGAGCCTGTGCCAATCCTTCCCCAATCTCTTCGATCTGGTCGATGCCACTGATTCCGGAGAGGTGGAAGGCGTCGCCAAGGCCGACTACTGGAAGGTGGTCGACCAGTGCTACCTGTGCGACCTCTGCTACATGACCAAGTGCCCCTACGTGCCGCCGCACCCGTGGCAGCTTGACTTCCCGCACACCATGCTGCGGGCCAAGGCCATCAAGTTCAAGAAGGGCGAGGTCAAGGCCGGCGAGAAGTTGCTCGCCTCGACCGACGTGCACGGCCAGTTCGCGGGCATCCCGATCGTCGTGCAGGTGGCCAATGCGCTCAACAAGACCAAGCCAATGCGCAAGGTGCTCGACAAGACGCTCGGCGTGCATCCCGACGCGTGGCTGCCCGAGCTTGCCAGCAGCCGCTTCCGCTGGAGCGCGAAGAAGAAGGGCGATGCGAAGGACGTGAAGAACGGCGAGCGTACGCCGGGCAAGGTGGCGATCTACTCCACCTGCTACGTCAACTACAACGAGCCCGGCATCGGCCACGACCTCGTGAAGCTGCTGGAGCACAACGAGATCCCCTACGAGATCGTGAGCAAGGAGTCGTGTTGCGGCATGCCCAAGCTCGAGCTCGGTGACCTTGACGAGGTGGCCAGGCACAAGGAGGCCAACATCCCCGTGCTCGTGCGCTATGCAAAGGAGGGCTACGCGATCCTCTCGGCCATCCCGAGCTGCACGCTGATGTACAAGCAGGAGCTGCCGCTGATGTTCCCGGGCGACGCCGACGTGGCCGCGGTGCAGGAGGCGGTGTACGACCCCTTCGAGTACTTCATGGCGCGCCACAAGGATGGGCTGCTCAAGACCGACTTCAAGCAGGCGCTCGGCAAGGTCAGCTACCACATCCCCTGCCACGGCCGGGTGCAGAAGATCGGGCGCAAGACCGAAGAGATGTTCAAGCTGATCGGCGCCGCCGTCACGGTGCAGCTCAACACGGTGGAGCGCTGCTCGGGCCATGCCGGCACGTATGGGGTGAAGACACCCACCCACCCGGTCGCGATGAAGATCGGCAAGCCCGTCTTCAAGAGCATGGCGAACGGCGAGCCCGACTACATCAGCTCCGACTGCCAGCTCGCCGGCCACCACATCGCGCAAGGCATGCAGCAGCAGGGCGCGCCCGAATCGAAGCTCGCGCACCCGTTGAGCCTGGTGCGTATCGCGTACGGACTTTGA
- a CDS encoding BON domain-containing protein: MNAFKTTTTVAALAAVFALSACDRNADERTAGERLDGAVASAERRADEARSDIKRESAEARNDINTAANQAGDKMKDASITTKVNAELARDNDLSALKIDVDTSDGRVVLRGAAPTAEARDRATIIAQRVEGVLSVDNQLTVGQRG; this comes from the coding sequence ATGAACGCATTCAAGACCACGACCACCGTTGCCGCCCTGGCCGCCGTCTTCGCCCTGTCGGCCTGCGACCGCAACGCCGATGAGCGCACCGCCGGCGAACGCCTGGATGGCGCCGTCGCCAGCGCCGAGCGCCGCGCCGACGAAGCCAGGTCCGACATCAAGCGCGAGTCGGCCGAGGCCCGCAACGACATCAACACCGCCGCCAACCAGGCCGGCGACAAGATGAAGGACGCCTCGATCACCACCAAGGTCAACGCCGAACTGGCGCGCGACAACGACCTGAGCGCACTCAAGATCGACGTCGACACCAGCGACGGCCGCGTGGTTCTGCGCGGCGCCGCCCCGACGGCCGAGGCCCGCGACCGCGCGACCATCATTGCGCAGCGCGTCGAAGGCGTGCTGTCGGTCGACAACCAGCTCACCGTGGGTCAGCGGGGCTGA
- a CDS encoding response regulator has protein sequence MQREFDFVSPQDVLYIEDHPTNVHLMQALFKRCPHLNLMVARDGQEARELARAARPTLLLVDLRLPDCHGSDLLEELRLLEGYADIPAVAVTAEPAFQIEGTSFCEVWPKPLDLAFVLDRLAQLVERAPMVPGRESAPAPALHDT, from the coding sequence ATGCAACGCGAGTTCGATTTCGTCAGCCCGCAAGACGTGCTCTACATCGAGGACCACCCGACCAACGTTCACCTGATGCAGGCGCTCTTCAAACGCTGCCCGCACCTGAACCTGATGGTGGCTCGCGATGGCCAGGAAGCCCGCGAGCTGGCCCGCGCCGCGCGGCCGACGCTGCTGCTGGTGGACCTGCGCCTGCCCGACTGCCACGGCAGCGACCTGCTCGAAGAGCTGCGACTGCTGGAGGGCTATGCCGACATCCCCGCGGTGGCCGTCACCGCCGAGCCGGCTTTCCAGATCGAGGGCACGAGCTTCTGCGAGGTGTGGCCCAAACCCCTGGACCTGGCCTTCGTGCTCGATCGCCTGGCACAGCTCGTGGAACGCGCGCCGATGGTGCCCGGCCGCGAGAGCGCGCCGGCCCCGGCGCTCCATGACACATGA